From a single Hymenobacter sp. YIM 151500-1 genomic region:
- a CDS encoding UDP-N-acetylmuramate--L-alanine ligase, protein MTSTPSSLQRLHLIAVGGSIMHNLALALHRRGAHVTGSDDEIFEPAKGRLAAAGLLPAAEGWFPEKITADLDAVIVGMHARPDNPELLRAQELGLRVYSFPEFIYEASRNKQRVVIGGSHGKTSITSLILHVLRYHKRQFDYAVGAQLEGFDLMVQLTDDAPVIIIEGDEYLASPIDRRPKFHLYHHHIGVISGISWDHINVFPTEEIYREQFKIFAEMTPKAGTLIYDQDDEQVQLVTVPSNPDVKYIGYGPHEHVIRQGKTFLITKKDDEIPVQVFGEHNLRNISAAKEVCKYLGIKGKDFYEAIATFKGAARRLELVREGATAVVYKDFAHAPSKLKATAAALKKQYPQRKLVACLELHTFSSLNPAFLPQYAHCFDAPDVAVVYFNPHVLEHKRLPPLPPEAVQQAFRRPDLRVFTNSQELAAFLHAQNWQNTNLLMMSSGTFDGLDLGKLAEQVAP, encoded by the coding sequence ATGACCTCTACTCCCTCCTCGCTCCAACGCCTGCACCTGATTGCCGTCGGGGGCAGCATTATGCACAACCTGGCCCTGGCCCTGCACCGGCGCGGCGCCCACGTCACGGGCTCCGACGACGAAATCTTCGAGCCTGCTAAAGGCCGGCTGGCGGCGGCCGGGCTACTACCGGCCGCCGAGGGCTGGTTTCCGGAAAAGATTACCGCGGACCTCGATGCCGTCATCGTCGGGATGCACGCCCGCCCCGACAACCCCGAGCTGCTGCGGGCCCAGGAGCTGGGGCTGCGGGTGTACTCGTTTCCGGAGTTTATTTATGAGGCCTCGCGCAACAAGCAGCGGGTGGTGATTGGCGGCTCCCACGGCAAAACCAGCATTACCTCCCTCATCCTGCACGTGCTGCGCTACCACAAGCGGCAGTTCGACTACGCCGTGGGCGCCCAGCTGGAGGGCTTCGACCTAATGGTGCAGCTCACCGACGACGCGCCCGTCATCATCATCGAGGGCGACGAGTACCTGGCCTCGCCCATCGACCGGCGGCCCAAGTTTCACCTCTACCACCACCACATCGGGGTGATTTCCGGCATCAGCTGGGACCATATCAACGTGTTTCCGACCGAGGAAATCTACCGGGAGCAGTTCAAGATTTTTGCGGAGATGACGCCCAAGGCCGGCACGCTCATCTACGACCAGGACGACGAGCAGGTGCAGCTGGTGACCGTGCCCAGCAACCCCGACGTGAAGTACATCGGCTACGGCCCGCACGAGCACGTGATTCGCCAGGGCAAGACCTTCCTCATTACCAAAAAAGACGACGAGATACCCGTGCAGGTGTTTGGGGAGCATAACCTGCGCAACATCTCGGCGGCCAAGGAAGTGTGCAAGTACCTGGGCATTAAGGGCAAAGACTTCTACGAGGCCATTGCCACGTTTAAAGGCGCGGCCCGCCGCCTGGAGCTGGTGCGGGAAGGCGCTACGGCGGTGGTGTACAAGGACTTCGCCCACGCGCCCAGCAAGCTCAAGGCTACGGCCGCGGCCCTCAAAAAGCAGTATCCGCAGCGCAAGCTGGTGGCCTGCTTGGAGCTGCACACGTTCAGCTCCCTCAACCCGGCCTTTCTGCCCCAGTACGCCCACTGCTTCGACGCGCCCGATGTGGCCGTGGTCTACTTCAACCCGCACGTGCTGGAGCACAAGCGCCTGCCCCCGCTGCCGCCCGAAGCCGTGCAGCAGGCCTTCCGGCGCCCCGACCTGCGCGTGTTTACCAACAGCCAGGAGCTGGCCGCCTTCCTGCACGCGCAAAACTGGCAGAACACCAACCTGCTGATGATGTCGTCGGGCACATTCGACGGGCTGGACCTGGGCAAGCTGGCCGAGCAGGTAGCACCGTAG